The proteins below are encoded in one region of Juglans microcarpa x Juglans regia isolate MS1-56 chromosome 4D, Jm3101_v1.0, whole genome shotgun sequence:
- the LOC121259224 gene encoding uncharacterized protein LOC121259224: MLLSPTMATRENTNAMNLETPISKPELPNPSNAETQPIFEDIDSSCSTPYVSAPSSPGRGPVSGFFYSAPASPVHFALSVALAPTTQPRSSSTMDDFEFSARFGSSGLSCTGSMSSADELFLNGKIRPMKLSTHLEHPQVLAPLMDLETELDEYEPDQVGERGRDLRLRDKSLRRRTRSLSPMRNAGFEWTEDEDRDKNTSFEDNNGCLEVEENEREKIEGFCSETTTPSVSASSSRSSSAGRSSKRWVFLKDFLRSKSEGRSNNKFWSTISFSPTKEKKPGNQTLPNLVSKDKDSKFTNPVTVASEAGKSKRTARTSAKKAAGKPAHWVGKRGIPPSPHELHYTANRAHAEEMRKKTFLPYKQGLLGCLGFSSKGYGAMNGFARALNPVSSRSII, translated from the exons ATGCTCCTTTCCCCCACAATGGCCACACGCGAAAACACAAACGCAATGAACCTCGAAACTCCAATCTCGAAACCAGAGCTTCCGAATCCCAGCAATGCCGAAACCCAACCCATTTTTGAAGACATTGATAGCTCTTGTTCTACTCCTTATGTCAGTGCTCCCTCCAGCCCTGGCCGTGGCCCCGTCTCCGGCTTCTTCTACAGCGCCCCTGCAAGCCCGGTGCACTTTGCACTCAGCGTAGCATTGGCACCGACGACACAACCTCGGTCTTCTTCGACGATGGATGACTTTGAGTTCTCTGCGAGGTTCGGGTCTAGTGGGTTGAGTTGTACCGGGTCCATGAGCTCGGCCGACGAGCTTTTCTTGAACGGGAAGATCCGCCCAATGAAGCTCTCCACTCACCTGGAGCATCCTCAGGTTTTGGCTCCATTGATGGATCTTGAAACAGAATTGGACGAGTATGAGCCGGATCAGGTTGGCGAGAGAGGCAGAGATCTGAGGTTACGTGATAAGTCTCTGCGCAGAAGAACCAGATCTCTGTCTCCGATGAGAAACGCAGGGTTTGAGTGGACAGAGGACGAGGATAGAGATAAAAATACAAGCTTTGAAGACAATAATGGTTGTTTGGAAGTAGAAGAGAATGAGAGGGAAAAGATCGAGGGGTTCTGTTCAGAGACAACTACTCCTTCGGTCTCTGCGTCGTCGTCGAGATCTTCTTCGGCTGGAAGGAGCTCAAAGAGGTGGGTTTTCTTAAAAGACTTTCTCAGGAGCAAAAGCGAAGGGAGAAGCAACAACAAGTTCTGGTCGACGATCTCGTTTtctccaacaaaagaaaagaaacctgGAAACCAAACGCTTCCAAACCTTGTTTCGAAGGATAAAGACAGCAAGTTTACCAACCCGGTCACCGTGGCTTCAGAAGCAGGGAAAAGTAAGAGAACTGCACGAACTTCGGCCAAGAAAGCTGCGGGAAAGCCTGCCCATTGGGTCGGAAAACGGGGCATCCCCCCGTCGCCTCATGAGTTGCATTACACGGCTAATAGAGCACATGCTgaggaaatgaggaagaagacTTTCTTGCCTTACAAGCAAGGGTTGCTTGGGTGCTTGGGATTTAGTTCCAAGGGGTATGGAGCCATGAATGGTTTTGCCAGAGCTTTAAACCCAGTTTCCTCCAG ATCAATAATTTGA
- the LOC121259223 gene encoding uncharacterized protein LOC121259223 isoform X1 — protein MKWFSFIVKRMEVEKRRSKGGFLNLFDWNGRSRKKLFSNDSELPEGLKRGEENAENVSKSWFDRVEVDDNEASSSNKGSGDYNCASSVTDDEGGGARAPGVVARLMGLDTLPASNVTEPCSTPSLDSCSYRPSFYDRSNPNLGSDYHLMDFMNVPNKLEKSSWNTIESRTQKHQNRPFERFQSETLPPKSAKSIPITHHRLLSPIKSPGFIPTKNVAYIMEAAAKIIDASPRASTKNKASSLGSSSVPLRIRDLKQKLEAGHSASRPERFKGPSAVKYKSGHSNDGSSNGSECKSFTNLKKSGSGNVKNKGKLVSLAVQAKVNVEKRNGSTSSSNRTFMNRNEKNDVKSNQFSKNLPSMQRSEQKRTFANRTSNVLRQNNQKQNSLSSNDNSSSKTSVSNQLTRTRSSSGSVGPNKSVNKVVVNSETGAKTLSSVAIPTEKEFPLSTRMKVPLKKMPVSGGVRLRKNRVDVELLNNDESSRKCNVAIDGCTSWGADNMKQGMDVISFTFTSPLRKSRPETNSSSRVMGINNHIGNDSFADSDQPLLSNFKLSSPGLNAIGGDALSVLLEQKLQELRHRVDSSHCNLIREGNSASLVSGFQDSDPSVMSSKSREENNRLQFDLLRHKLDSLYDLDGSSLDDLVQNVNRQRQGSEWMEVHSSCSNNSATGEELDCLNPRPASSFEHSFVSESVPDDSQSTIESTKYLLEQAQESSNWHSTNESLQVGGEIELSDSASSVSTMDMGRKHASRTFSLMGCMGSSNWELDYVRDILNNAELMLEDFALGQTGRVVAPNLFDQLENQGNGSQRNREEYYKLGRKVLYDCVSECLDLRYGPILTGISSKSLANSVALSGRKMWIAEELYKEILGWKSMEDLMVDELVDKDMSIQNGRWLDFDMEACEEGMEIEKQILASLVDDMVSDILH, from the exons ATGAAGTGGTTTTCTTTTATAGTCAAGAGGATGGAAGTTGAGAAAAGACGCTCGAAGGGAGGCTTCCTTAACTTGTTTGATTGGAATGGTAGATCTCGGAAGAAGCTGTTCTCTAACGATTCCGAATTACCTG AAGGACTGAAGCGGGGAGAAGAAAATGCAGAGAATGTGTCGAAGTCATGGTTCGATAGG GTAGAGGTTGATGATAATGAAGCAAGTTCAAGTAATAAAGGAAGTGGTGATTATAACTGTGCTTCATCAGTGACTGATGATGAAGGAGGTGGGGCTAGAGCTCCTGGAGTAGTTGCTCGACTCATGGGTTTGGATACGTTGCCAGCTTCAAATGTCACTGAGCCCTGCTCAACCCCATCTTTGGACTCCTGCTCTTATAGACCATCCTTTTATGATAGGAGCAATCCTAATTTGGGGAGTGATTATCACCTCATGGATTTCATGAACGTGCCCAATAAGCTGGAGAAATCTTCTTGGAATACTATAGAGTCAAGGACACAGAAGCACCAGAACCGCCCTTTTGAGAGATTTCAATCAGAGACATTGCCTCCAAAATCAGCTAAATCAATTCCAATTACGCATCATAGATTGTTGTCTCCTATCAAGAGTCCTGGGTTTATCCCAACCAAGAATGTGGCGTACATAATGGAAGCAGCTGCTAAGATAATTGACGCAAGCCCTCGGGCATCTACCAAGAATAAAGCATCATCCCTCGGGTCCTCATCAGTTCCTCTGAGGATCAGGGATTTGAAACAGAAGTTGGAAGCTGGACATAGTGCATCCAGACCAGAAAGATTCAAGGGACCCAGTGCTGTTAAGTATAAGAGTGGGCATTCTAATGATGGGAGCAGCAATGGATCTGAATGCAaatcttttacaaatttaaaaaagagtggttCTGGCAATGTGAAGAATAAGGGAAAATTAGTTTCCCTTGCAGTACAAGCTAAGGTCAATGTTGAGAAAAGAAATGGATCAACTTCAAGTAGTAACAGGACTTTCATGAACCGGAACGAAAAGAATGATGTGAAATCAAACCAGTTTTCCAAGAACCTGCCAAGTATGCAAAGGAGTGAACAGAAGAGAACTTTTGCAAACAGGACTAGCAATGTGCTTCGGCAGAATAACCAGAAGCAAAATTCTCTATCTAGTAATGATAACTCGAGTTCAAAAACCTCAGTTTCTAATCAGCTAACAAGGACTCGGTCCTCCAGTGGTTCTGTTGGGCCAAATAAGAGTGTAAATAAGGTTGTTGTGAACTCTGAAACTGGGGCTAAAACGCTGAGCTCAGTGGCAATACCTACTGAAAAGGAGTTCCCATTATCCACAAGGATGAAGGTCCCCCTAAAGAAAATGCCTGTAAGTGGGGGAGTTCGTCTTCGAAAAAATCGCGTTGATGTGGAATTGCTCAATAATGATGAAAGTTCTAGAAAATGTAATGTTGCAATAGATGGATGCACAAGTTGGGGTGCAGATAACATGAAACAAGGAATGGATGTAATTTCATTTACATTCACATCTCCCTTGAGGAAATCCAGACCTGAAACAAACTCCTCTAGTCGTGTAATGGGAATTAATAACCACATTGGTAATGATTCTTTTGCCGATAGTGATCAGCCTCTTCTAAGCAATTTTAAGCTATCTTCTCCTGGGCTAAATGCAATTGGTGGTGATGCTTTGAGTGTTCTATTGGAACAAAAACTGCAGGAGTTGAGACATAGAGTTGACTCATCACACTGTAACCTGATCAGAGAAGGGAATTCTGCTAGTTTGGTATCAGGTTTTCAGGATTCAGATCCCAGTGTCATGAGCTCCAAATCAAGGGAAGAGAATAATAGGCTTCAATTTGATCTGCTTAGACATAAATTAGATAGTTTATATGACTTGGACGGCTCTTCACTTGATGATCTAGTGCAGAATGTGAACCGGCAGAGGCAG GGATCTGAATGGATGGAAGTGCATAGCAGCTGCAGCAACAACAGTGCAACTGGAGAAGAACTTGATTGTCTAAACCCCAGGCCTGCTTCAAGTTTTGAACACTCTTTTGTCAGTGAAAGTGTCCCGGATGATAGCCAGAGTACCATTG AGAGCACAAAGTATTTACTGGAGCAAGCTCAAGAATCATCTAATTGGCACTCTACAAATGAATCTCTACAAGTGGGAGGTGAGATTGAATTATCTGACTCAGCCTCTTCCGTGTCTACAATGGATATGGGCAGAAAGCATGCAAGTAGAACATTCAGTTTGATGGGTTGTATGGGATCAAGCAACTGGGAACTAGACTATGTGAGGGATATACTCAACAATGCTGAGTTAATGTTGGAAGATTTTGCACTGGGTCAGACCGGTAGGGTTGTGGCTCCAAATCTCTTTGATCAGTTGGAAAATCAGGGAAATGGATCACAAAGAAATAGAGAAGAGTACTACAAGCTTGGGCGAAAGGTTCTATATGATTGTGTGAGTGAATGCCTGGACTTGAGGTATGGGCCAATTCTTACTGGAATCAGCAGCAAATCATTGGCCAACTCAGTGGCACTGTCAGGCAGGAAGATGTGGATTGCAGAGGAActatataaagagattttaggTTGGAAAAGCATGGAGGACTTGATGGTAGATGAGCTTGTGGACAAAGACATGAGCATTCAGAATGGGAGATGGCTTGACTTTGACATGGAAGCATGCGAAGAAGGTATGGAGATTGAGAAGCAAATATTGGCTTCTTTGGTTGATGATATGGTTTCTGATATATTGCATTAG
- the LOC121259223 gene encoding uncharacterized protein LOC121259223 isoform X3, with amino-acid sequence MEVEKRRSKGGFLNLFDWNGRSRKKLFSNDSELPEGLKRGEENAENVSKSWFDRVEVDDNEASSSNKGSGDYNCASSVTDDEGGGARAPGVVARLMGLDTLPASNVTEPCSTPSLDSCSYRPSFYDRSNPNLGSDYHLMDFMNVPNKLEKSSWNTIESRTQKHQNRPFERFQSETLPPKSAKSIPITHHRLLSPIKSPGFIPTKNVAYIMEAAAKIIDASPRASTKNKASSLGSSSVPLRIRDLKQKLEAGHSASRPERFKGPSAVKYKSGHSNDGSSNGSECKSFTNLKKSGSGNVKNKGKLVSLAVQAKVNVEKRNGSTSSSNRTFMNRNEKNDVKSNQFSKNLPSMQRSEQKRTFANRTSNVLRQNNQKQNSLSSNDNSSSKTSVSNQLTRTRSSSGSVGPNKSVNKVVVNSETGAKTLSSVAIPTEKEFPLSTRMKVPLKKMPVSGGVRLRKNRVDVELLNNDESSRKCNVAIDGCTSWGADNMKQGMDVISFTFTSPLRKSRPETNSSSRVMGINNHIGNDSFADSDQPLLSNFKLSSPGLNAIGGDALSVLLEQKLQELRHRVDSSHCNLIREGNSASLVSGFQDSDPSVMSSKSREENNRLQFDLLRHKLDSLYDLDGSSLDDLVQNVNRQRQGSEWMEVHSSCSNNSATGEELDCLNPRPASSFEHSFVSESVPDDSQSTIESTKYLLEQAQESSNWHSTNESLQVGGEIELSDSASSVSTMDMGRKHASRTFSLMGCMGSSNWELDYVRDILNNAELMLEDFALGQTGRVVAPNLFDQLENQGNGSQRNREEYYKLGRKVLYDCVSECLDLRYGPILTGISSKSLANSVALSGRKMWIAEELYKEILGWKSMEDLMVDELVDKDMSIQNGRWLDFDMEACEEGMEIEKQILASLVDDMVSDILH; translated from the exons ATGGAAGTTGAGAAAAGACGCTCGAAGGGAGGCTTCCTTAACTTGTTTGATTGGAATGGTAGATCTCGGAAGAAGCTGTTCTCTAACGATTCCGAATTACCTG AAGGACTGAAGCGGGGAGAAGAAAATGCAGAGAATGTGTCGAAGTCATGGTTCGATAGG GTAGAGGTTGATGATAATGAAGCAAGTTCAAGTAATAAAGGAAGTGGTGATTATAACTGTGCTTCATCAGTGACTGATGATGAAGGAGGTGGGGCTAGAGCTCCTGGAGTAGTTGCTCGACTCATGGGTTTGGATACGTTGCCAGCTTCAAATGTCACTGAGCCCTGCTCAACCCCATCTTTGGACTCCTGCTCTTATAGACCATCCTTTTATGATAGGAGCAATCCTAATTTGGGGAGTGATTATCACCTCATGGATTTCATGAACGTGCCCAATAAGCTGGAGAAATCTTCTTGGAATACTATAGAGTCAAGGACACAGAAGCACCAGAACCGCCCTTTTGAGAGATTTCAATCAGAGACATTGCCTCCAAAATCAGCTAAATCAATTCCAATTACGCATCATAGATTGTTGTCTCCTATCAAGAGTCCTGGGTTTATCCCAACCAAGAATGTGGCGTACATAATGGAAGCAGCTGCTAAGATAATTGACGCAAGCCCTCGGGCATCTACCAAGAATAAAGCATCATCCCTCGGGTCCTCATCAGTTCCTCTGAGGATCAGGGATTTGAAACAGAAGTTGGAAGCTGGACATAGTGCATCCAGACCAGAAAGATTCAAGGGACCCAGTGCTGTTAAGTATAAGAGTGGGCATTCTAATGATGGGAGCAGCAATGGATCTGAATGCAaatcttttacaaatttaaaaaagagtggttCTGGCAATGTGAAGAATAAGGGAAAATTAGTTTCCCTTGCAGTACAAGCTAAGGTCAATGTTGAGAAAAGAAATGGATCAACTTCAAGTAGTAACAGGACTTTCATGAACCGGAACGAAAAGAATGATGTGAAATCAAACCAGTTTTCCAAGAACCTGCCAAGTATGCAAAGGAGTGAACAGAAGAGAACTTTTGCAAACAGGACTAGCAATGTGCTTCGGCAGAATAACCAGAAGCAAAATTCTCTATCTAGTAATGATAACTCGAGTTCAAAAACCTCAGTTTCTAATCAGCTAACAAGGACTCGGTCCTCCAGTGGTTCTGTTGGGCCAAATAAGAGTGTAAATAAGGTTGTTGTGAACTCTGAAACTGGGGCTAAAACGCTGAGCTCAGTGGCAATACCTACTGAAAAGGAGTTCCCATTATCCACAAGGATGAAGGTCCCCCTAAAGAAAATGCCTGTAAGTGGGGGAGTTCGTCTTCGAAAAAATCGCGTTGATGTGGAATTGCTCAATAATGATGAAAGTTCTAGAAAATGTAATGTTGCAATAGATGGATGCACAAGTTGGGGTGCAGATAACATGAAACAAGGAATGGATGTAATTTCATTTACATTCACATCTCCCTTGAGGAAATCCAGACCTGAAACAAACTCCTCTAGTCGTGTAATGGGAATTAATAACCACATTGGTAATGATTCTTTTGCCGATAGTGATCAGCCTCTTCTAAGCAATTTTAAGCTATCTTCTCCTGGGCTAAATGCAATTGGTGGTGATGCTTTGAGTGTTCTATTGGAACAAAAACTGCAGGAGTTGAGACATAGAGTTGACTCATCACACTGTAACCTGATCAGAGAAGGGAATTCTGCTAGTTTGGTATCAGGTTTTCAGGATTCAGATCCCAGTGTCATGAGCTCCAAATCAAGGGAAGAGAATAATAGGCTTCAATTTGATCTGCTTAGACATAAATTAGATAGTTTATATGACTTGGACGGCTCTTCACTTGATGATCTAGTGCAGAATGTGAACCGGCAGAGGCAG GGATCTGAATGGATGGAAGTGCATAGCAGCTGCAGCAACAACAGTGCAACTGGAGAAGAACTTGATTGTCTAAACCCCAGGCCTGCTTCAAGTTTTGAACACTCTTTTGTCAGTGAAAGTGTCCCGGATGATAGCCAGAGTACCATTG AGAGCACAAAGTATTTACTGGAGCAAGCTCAAGAATCATCTAATTGGCACTCTACAAATGAATCTCTACAAGTGGGAGGTGAGATTGAATTATCTGACTCAGCCTCTTCCGTGTCTACAATGGATATGGGCAGAAAGCATGCAAGTAGAACATTCAGTTTGATGGGTTGTATGGGATCAAGCAACTGGGAACTAGACTATGTGAGGGATATACTCAACAATGCTGAGTTAATGTTGGAAGATTTTGCACTGGGTCAGACCGGTAGGGTTGTGGCTCCAAATCTCTTTGATCAGTTGGAAAATCAGGGAAATGGATCACAAAGAAATAGAGAAGAGTACTACAAGCTTGGGCGAAAGGTTCTATATGATTGTGTGAGTGAATGCCTGGACTTGAGGTATGGGCCAATTCTTACTGGAATCAGCAGCAAATCATTGGCCAACTCAGTGGCACTGTCAGGCAGGAAGATGTGGATTGCAGAGGAActatataaagagattttaggTTGGAAAAGCATGGAGGACTTGATGGTAGATGAGCTTGTGGACAAAGACATGAGCATTCAGAATGGGAGATGGCTTGACTTTGACATGGAAGCATGCGAAGAAGGTATGGAGATTGAGAAGCAAATATTGGCTTCTTTGGTTGATGATATGGTTTCTGATATATTGCATTAG
- the LOC121259223 gene encoding uncharacterized protein LOC121259223 isoform X2, with translation MKYFKRMEVEKRRSKGGFLNLFDWNGRSRKKLFSNDSELPEGLKRGEENAENVSKSWFDRVEVDDNEASSSNKGSGDYNCASSVTDDEGGGARAPGVVARLMGLDTLPASNVTEPCSTPSLDSCSYRPSFYDRSNPNLGSDYHLMDFMNVPNKLEKSSWNTIESRTQKHQNRPFERFQSETLPPKSAKSIPITHHRLLSPIKSPGFIPTKNVAYIMEAAAKIIDASPRASTKNKASSLGSSSVPLRIRDLKQKLEAGHSASRPERFKGPSAVKYKSGHSNDGSSNGSECKSFTNLKKSGSGNVKNKGKLVSLAVQAKVNVEKRNGSTSSSNRTFMNRNEKNDVKSNQFSKNLPSMQRSEQKRTFANRTSNVLRQNNQKQNSLSSNDNSSSKTSVSNQLTRTRSSSGSVGPNKSVNKVVVNSETGAKTLSSVAIPTEKEFPLSTRMKVPLKKMPVSGGVRLRKNRVDVELLNNDESSRKCNVAIDGCTSWGADNMKQGMDVISFTFTSPLRKSRPETNSSSRVMGINNHIGNDSFADSDQPLLSNFKLSSPGLNAIGGDALSVLLEQKLQELRHRVDSSHCNLIREGNSASLVSGFQDSDPSVMSSKSREENNRLQFDLLRHKLDSLYDLDGSSLDDLVQNVNRQRQGSEWMEVHSSCSNNSATGEELDCLNPRPASSFEHSFVSESVPDDSQSTIESTKYLLEQAQESSNWHSTNESLQVGGEIELSDSASSVSTMDMGRKHASRTFSLMGCMGSSNWELDYVRDILNNAELMLEDFALGQTGRVVAPNLFDQLENQGNGSQRNREEYYKLGRKVLYDCVSECLDLRYGPILTGISSKSLANSVALSGRKMWIAEELYKEILGWKSMEDLMVDELVDKDMSIQNGRWLDFDMEACEEGMEIEKQILASLVDDMVSDILH, from the exons ATGAAATATT TCAAGAGGATGGAAGTTGAGAAAAGACGCTCGAAGGGAGGCTTCCTTAACTTGTTTGATTGGAATGGTAGATCTCGGAAGAAGCTGTTCTCTAACGATTCCGAATTACCTG AAGGACTGAAGCGGGGAGAAGAAAATGCAGAGAATGTGTCGAAGTCATGGTTCGATAGG GTAGAGGTTGATGATAATGAAGCAAGTTCAAGTAATAAAGGAAGTGGTGATTATAACTGTGCTTCATCAGTGACTGATGATGAAGGAGGTGGGGCTAGAGCTCCTGGAGTAGTTGCTCGACTCATGGGTTTGGATACGTTGCCAGCTTCAAATGTCACTGAGCCCTGCTCAACCCCATCTTTGGACTCCTGCTCTTATAGACCATCCTTTTATGATAGGAGCAATCCTAATTTGGGGAGTGATTATCACCTCATGGATTTCATGAACGTGCCCAATAAGCTGGAGAAATCTTCTTGGAATACTATAGAGTCAAGGACACAGAAGCACCAGAACCGCCCTTTTGAGAGATTTCAATCAGAGACATTGCCTCCAAAATCAGCTAAATCAATTCCAATTACGCATCATAGATTGTTGTCTCCTATCAAGAGTCCTGGGTTTATCCCAACCAAGAATGTGGCGTACATAATGGAAGCAGCTGCTAAGATAATTGACGCAAGCCCTCGGGCATCTACCAAGAATAAAGCATCATCCCTCGGGTCCTCATCAGTTCCTCTGAGGATCAGGGATTTGAAACAGAAGTTGGAAGCTGGACATAGTGCATCCAGACCAGAAAGATTCAAGGGACCCAGTGCTGTTAAGTATAAGAGTGGGCATTCTAATGATGGGAGCAGCAATGGATCTGAATGCAaatcttttacaaatttaaaaaagagtggttCTGGCAATGTGAAGAATAAGGGAAAATTAGTTTCCCTTGCAGTACAAGCTAAGGTCAATGTTGAGAAAAGAAATGGATCAACTTCAAGTAGTAACAGGACTTTCATGAACCGGAACGAAAAGAATGATGTGAAATCAAACCAGTTTTCCAAGAACCTGCCAAGTATGCAAAGGAGTGAACAGAAGAGAACTTTTGCAAACAGGACTAGCAATGTGCTTCGGCAGAATAACCAGAAGCAAAATTCTCTATCTAGTAATGATAACTCGAGTTCAAAAACCTCAGTTTCTAATCAGCTAACAAGGACTCGGTCCTCCAGTGGTTCTGTTGGGCCAAATAAGAGTGTAAATAAGGTTGTTGTGAACTCTGAAACTGGGGCTAAAACGCTGAGCTCAGTGGCAATACCTACTGAAAAGGAGTTCCCATTATCCACAAGGATGAAGGTCCCCCTAAAGAAAATGCCTGTAAGTGGGGGAGTTCGTCTTCGAAAAAATCGCGTTGATGTGGAATTGCTCAATAATGATGAAAGTTCTAGAAAATGTAATGTTGCAATAGATGGATGCACAAGTTGGGGTGCAGATAACATGAAACAAGGAATGGATGTAATTTCATTTACATTCACATCTCCCTTGAGGAAATCCAGACCTGAAACAAACTCCTCTAGTCGTGTAATGGGAATTAATAACCACATTGGTAATGATTCTTTTGCCGATAGTGATCAGCCTCTTCTAAGCAATTTTAAGCTATCTTCTCCTGGGCTAAATGCAATTGGTGGTGATGCTTTGAGTGTTCTATTGGAACAAAAACTGCAGGAGTTGAGACATAGAGTTGACTCATCACACTGTAACCTGATCAGAGAAGGGAATTCTGCTAGTTTGGTATCAGGTTTTCAGGATTCAGATCCCAGTGTCATGAGCTCCAAATCAAGGGAAGAGAATAATAGGCTTCAATTTGATCTGCTTAGACATAAATTAGATAGTTTATATGACTTGGACGGCTCTTCACTTGATGATCTAGTGCAGAATGTGAACCGGCAGAGGCAG GGATCTGAATGGATGGAAGTGCATAGCAGCTGCAGCAACAACAGTGCAACTGGAGAAGAACTTGATTGTCTAAACCCCAGGCCTGCTTCAAGTTTTGAACACTCTTTTGTCAGTGAAAGTGTCCCGGATGATAGCCAGAGTACCATTG AGAGCACAAAGTATTTACTGGAGCAAGCTCAAGAATCATCTAATTGGCACTCTACAAATGAATCTCTACAAGTGGGAGGTGAGATTGAATTATCTGACTCAGCCTCTTCCGTGTCTACAATGGATATGGGCAGAAAGCATGCAAGTAGAACATTCAGTTTGATGGGTTGTATGGGATCAAGCAACTGGGAACTAGACTATGTGAGGGATATACTCAACAATGCTGAGTTAATGTTGGAAGATTTTGCACTGGGTCAGACCGGTAGGGTTGTGGCTCCAAATCTCTTTGATCAGTTGGAAAATCAGGGAAATGGATCACAAAGAAATAGAGAAGAGTACTACAAGCTTGGGCGAAAGGTTCTATATGATTGTGTGAGTGAATGCCTGGACTTGAGGTATGGGCCAATTCTTACTGGAATCAGCAGCAAATCATTGGCCAACTCAGTGGCACTGTCAGGCAGGAAGATGTGGATTGCAGAGGAActatataaagagattttaggTTGGAAAAGCATGGAGGACTTGATGGTAGATGAGCTTGTGGACAAAGACATGAGCATTCAGAATGGGAGATGGCTTGACTTTGACATGGAAGCATGCGAAGAAGGTATGGAGATTGAGAAGCAAATATTGGCTTCTTTGGTTGATGATATGGTTTCTGATATATTGCATTAG